One stretch of Flavobacterium sp. 9 DNA includes these proteins:
- a CDS encoding NAD(P)H-dependent oxidoreductase, with protein MSTTKKVLLINTHLTYPNWSEGKLNDSFHQKAKEFFEANNFEILETKVEDGYDANEEVEKHLQADSIILQTPINWFGAPWIYKKYADEVFNSGLMSKKFLSDDGRTREDPARQYGTGGHLQGKKFMVCATWNAPKASFDDPNQVLLRGEVRPML; from the coding sequence ATGAGTACTACAAAAAAAGTTCTATTAATCAATACACATTTAACGTATCCTAACTGGAGCGAAGGCAAACTCAATGATTCATTCCACCAAAAGGCTAAAGAATTCTTCGAAGCTAACAATTTTGAAATTTTAGAAACAAAAGTAGAAGATGGTTATGATGCAAACGAGGAAGTTGAAAAACATCTGCAAGCAGACAGTATCATTTTGCAGACGCCCATCAATTGGTTTGGAGCGCCTTGGATCTATAAAAAATATGCGGATGAAGTTTTCAATAGCGGACTGATGAGCAAAAAATTTCTTAGCGATGACGGGCGGACAAGAGAAGACCCAGCTCGCCAGTACGGAACCGGAGGACACTTACAAGGCAAGAAATTTATGGTTTGTGCAACATGGAATGCGCCTAAAGCAAGTTTTGATGATCCAAATCAGGTGCTTTTGAGGGGAGAAGTACGGCCGATGCTTTAA
- a CDS encoding OmpA family protein — protein sequence MRHYILLMIALLLSIAAKAQDTGSLSLNLYGGYTFSDKVQYNNSYGYVEDGFEYGAGLEYFLPENNSVELKYQRLDTKLPLYAPSRTQVNAGDDKGAINYILLDGTHYFGGNTQKALPYLGAGAGIAVLETPQSGSGTYFAWEVKGGVKIKTNSAVSINLNAYLQSMAVAVGNSYYWTYIGVVGVTDYVSTYQFGLGAVLSFNFKN from the coding sequence ATGAGACACTACATTTTATTAATGATTGCTTTACTGTTGTCAATAGCCGCAAAAGCACAGGATACGGGATCCCTATCCCTGAATTTATATGGAGGTTATACTTTTTCGGATAAAGTACAATACAATAATTCTTATGGTTATGTAGAAGATGGCTTTGAATATGGTGCAGGTCTTGAATACTTTTTGCCTGAGAATAATTCCGTTGAATTGAAATACCAAAGACTCGATACCAAATTGCCTTTATACGCACCTAGTAGAACCCAGGTAAACGCAGGAGATGATAAAGGAGCCATAAATTATATTTTGCTTGACGGAACTCATTATTTTGGAGGAAATACACAAAAAGCTTTACCCTATCTGGGAGCTGGAGCGGGGATTGCTGTTCTTGAAACACCGCAAAGCGGCAGCGGAACCTATTTTGCATGGGAAGTTAAAGGAGGCGTGAAAATTAAAACCAATTCGGCAGTATCCATAAACCTGAATGCTTATTTACAATCAATGGCGGTAGCCGTTGGAAACAGTTACTACTGGACCTACATTGGTGTTGTTGGTGTGACAGATTATGTTTCAACTTATCAGTTTGGACTGGGAGCGGTATTGAGTTTCAATTTTAAAAATTAA
- a CDS encoding HAD family phosphatase — MKRIYVLPVLLFFLVSFNTIEKYTTINARDSIAVVATSQDPLPSWNDGPLKNDITAYVKKVTTKGSPDFIPVENRIATFDNDGTLWAEKPYVQELFAFYRVKKMVEANPALAQQQPFKAVVEKDKAFFETGGEKALIQLVAATHTGMSEDEFEASTAAFFAEAKYPGKNVTLKQIRYQPQLELLNYLRANGFTTYIVTGGTIEVVRAISENFYGIPKDQVVGTSFKYTFDDASNSIKREAALDHLNDKEGKPVGIQLHIGQRPVFACGNEGGAGDIAMLRYSQGNKYPSFQLLVNHDDAVREYSYQEKDNLSLNAAAKNNWHVISIKGDWKKVFADQ, encoded by the coding sequence ATGAAAAGAATATATGTATTACCCGTACTTTTATTTTTCCTTGTTTCTTTTAATACAATAGAAAAATACACAACTATTAATGCAAGAGATAGTATTGCAGTTGTTGCAACTAGCCAGGATCCGCTGCCAAGCTGGAATGATGGACCATTGAAAAATGATATTACTGCTTACGTAAAAAAAGTCACAACAAAAGGAAGTCCTGATTTTATTCCCGTTGAAAATAGAATTGCCACTTTTGATAATGATGGAACGCTGTGGGCTGAAAAACCGTATGTTCAGGAATTATTTGCTTTTTACCGTGTTAAAAAAATGGTAGAAGCAAATCCGGCCTTAGCCCAGCAGCAGCCTTTTAAAGCTGTTGTTGAAAAAGACAAAGCTTTTTTTGAAACTGGCGGTGAAAAGGCGCTTATACAATTAGTTGCAGCAACCCATACCGGAATGAGCGAAGATGAATTCGAAGCCTCGACTGCAGCTTTTTTTGCCGAAGCGAAATATCCCGGCAAAAATGTAACATTGAAACAAATCAGGTACCAGCCGCAATTGGAGTTGTTGAATTACCTGCGGGCAAACGGGTTTACAACCTATATCGTAACGGGCGGTACAATTGAAGTGGTAAGAGCGATTTCAGAAAATTTTTACGGGATTCCCAAAGATCAGGTTGTGGGGACTTCTTTCAAATATACATTTGATGATGCTTCTAATAGTATAAAAAGAGAAGCTGCCTTAGACCATTTAAATGATAAAGAAGGAAAGCCGGTTGGAATTCAGCTTCATATTGGCCAGCGTCCTGTTTTTGCATGCGGCAACGAAGGCGGAGCAGGGGACATAGCCATGCTGAGATATTCTCAGGGAAATAAATATCCTTCTTTTCAATTGCTGGTAAATCACGATGATGCCGTCAGGGAATACAGTTATCAGGAAAAAGATAATTTGTCATTGAATGCAGCGGCAAAAAACAATTGGCACGTTATCAGCATTAAAGGCGATTGGAAAAAGGTTTTTGCTGATCAGTAA
- a CDS encoding DUF2490 domain-containing protein, translating into MHLEKRNHFKVRQSFSKKIWYFLLIIASTHLQAQTDKLNQFWNEYDFTKDLSQKWVLQFDAGLVTSSTPEDSDIFHNITQFYIRPWAHYYPSQRWKVSVFYAYYSNQNVPELNQRKAPEFRTAIQATYNLVKLPQIKVNLRARIEDRHIENDDHYLEAVERFRFQIKAVCPVTTFGLKTKAMYVFASDELFFKTKSQVSGPDLFDRNRASLGVGFTLIDNIQLEVAYANEFMPRDPTNKMVNAIQLKGIFNNFFPTLLKSFKRKKSAVDLGEGSL; encoded by the coding sequence ATGCATTTGGAAAAAAGAAACCATTTTAAGGTAAGGCAAAGTTTCAGTAAAAAGATTTGGTATTTCCTGTTGATTATTGCCAGTACCCATTTACAGGCACAAACCGATAAACTCAATCAGTTTTGGAATGAGTACGACTTTACCAAAGATCTAAGCCAAAAATGGGTATTACAGTTCGATGCCGGGCTTGTCACAAGCAGTACACCTGAGGACAGTGATATTTTTCATAACATCACACAGTTTTATATTAGGCCTTGGGCACATTATTATCCTTCCCAAAGATGGAAAGTTTCTGTATTTTACGCCTACTATTCGAATCAAAATGTACCGGAACTCAATCAGAGAAAAGCCCCTGAATTCAGAACAGCTATTCAGGCCACTTATAATCTGGTAAAGTTGCCGCAAATTAAAGTAAACCTTAGGGCAAGAATCGAAGACCGGCATATTGAAAATGATGATCATTATCTGGAAGCCGTCGAGCGATTCAGGTTTCAGATAAAAGCAGTTTGTCCGGTGACCACTTTTGGCTTAAAAACAAAAGCCATGTATGTTTTTGCTTCAGATGAATTGTTTTTTAAAACCAAAAGCCAGGTCAGTGGTCCTGATTTATTTGATCGAAACCGGGCAAGTCTTGGAGTCGGATTTACGCTCATAGATAATATACAGCTAGAAGTGGCTTATGCCAATGAATTTATGCCCAGAGACCCCACCAATAAAATGGTAAATGCCATTCAGCTCAAAGGGATTTTTAATAATTTTTTTCCAACGCTTCTAAAATCATTTAAACGCAAAAAAAGCGCAGTTGATCTGGGCGAGGGAAGTCTGTAA
- a CDS encoding arylsulfatase, with translation MKKVQTLALLFMAVSFVAQGQQSKKSNSKNSGKPNIIIILADDVGIWNISAYHRGMMGGRTPNIDRIASEGALFTDYYGQQSCTAGRAALILGQSPFRTGLLKVGLPGAKQGVQEVDPTIADLLKTQGYATAQVGKNHLGDRNEFLPTVHGFDEFFGNLYHLNSEEEPEDPDYPKDPSFHQKFGPRGVLDCKATDTDDLAVDPRFGKVGKQTIKDTGPLTKKRMETAEEELLPRSLQFIEKSAKANKPFFLWHNTTRMHVWTHLSPKWENKSGFGLFADGMMELDYNVGEILKKLEELGIADNTIIVFTSDNGAEMFSWPDGGMVPFKGEKGTTFEGGFRVPCVVRWPGTIKPNTIVNDVMSHEDWMPTFLAAAGDPDVKEKLLTGFKANNKTFKNHLDGYNFLPFFKGQEKESPRKEIFYFDDNGNLNALRYGNWKIEFSWIEGNLFTGKRTSMNVPLVVNLRQDPFEKAPFESDLYRRWAAEKLWTLVPAQAIAGQFVQSFKDYPPSQKSGTMNLDAVMEMLSNGASGGGK, from the coding sequence ATGAAAAAAGTACAAACTTTAGCGCTGTTATTTATGGCAGTTTCTTTTGTTGCTCAGGGGCAGCAATCAAAGAAGAGTAATTCAAAAAACTCAGGAAAACCTAACATTATTATCATCCTTGCCGATGATGTTGGTATCTGGAATATAAGCGCTTATCATCGGGGCATGATGGGAGGCCGAACTCCAAATATTGACAGAATTGCAAGTGAAGGAGCTTTGTTTACGGATTATTATGGACAGCAATCCTGTACGGCAGGACGAGCTGCACTTATTTTGGGTCAATCACCCTTTAGGACCGGTTTATTAAAAGTGGGTCTGCCGGGGGCTAAACAAGGTGTGCAGGAGGTAGATCCTACCATTGCTGATTTGCTTAAAACGCAGGGTTACGCAACAGCGCAAGTTGGTAAAAATCATTTAGGCGACCGTAATGAATTTCTGCCTACTGTACATGGTTTTGATGAATTTTTTGGAAATCTGTATCACCTTAATTCTGAAGAAGAACCAGAAGATCCTGATTACCCTAAAGATCCTTCATTCCACCAAAAATTTGGACCCCGGGGAGTGTTAGACTGTAAAGCAACTGATACAGATGACCTGGCGGTGGACCCACGTTTTGGCAAGGTAGGAAAACAGACTATCAAAGACACTGGGCCATTGACAAAAAAACGTATGGAAACGGCAGAGGAAGAACTGCTGCCGCGTTCGCTTCAATTTATTGAAAAATCGGCTAAGGCAAACAAACCGTTTTTTCTATGGCACAATACTACAAGAATGCATGTATGGACACATCTTTCTCCAAAATGGGAGAATAAAAGCGGTTTTGGCCTATTTGCAGATGGCATGATGGAACTTGATTATAATGTGGGAGAAATTCTGAAGAAATTGGAAGAGCTTGGAATTGCAGATAATACTATAATAGTATTTACCAGTGACAACGGGGCTGAAATGTTCTCCTGGCCTGATGGGGGGATGGTACCTTTTAAAGGGGAGAAAGGAACAACTTTTGAAGGCGGTTTCAGGGTTCCTTGTGTAGTTAGATGGCCGGGAACAATTAAACCTAATACTATTGTAAACGATGTGATGTCTCATGAAGACTGGATGCCTACTTTTCTTGCAGCGGCAGGTGATCCTGATGTAAAAGAGAAATTACTGACAGGATTTAAAGCAAATAACAAAACCTTTAAGAATCATTTAGACGGTTATAACTTTCTTCCATTTTTTAAAGGACAGGAGAAGGAAAGTCCGCGTAAAGAGATCTTTTATTTCGATGATAATGGAAACCTGAATGCACTTCGTTATGGCAACTGGAAGATAGAATTCTCGTGGATAGAAGGGAATCTTTTCACTGGTAAACGAACAAGTATGAATGTACCGCTAGTGGTTAATCTGCGTCAGGATCCTTTTGAGAAAGCGCCGTTCGAATCCGATTTGTACAGAAGATGGGCTGCAGAGAAGCTATGGACATTAGTTCCTGCTCAGGCCATAGCAGGTCAGTTTGTCCAGTCTTTTAAAGATTATCCGCCAAGTCAGAAGAGCGGAACTATGAATCTGGATGCAGTTATGGAAATGCTCTCCAATGGTGCCAGCGGCGGGGGTAAATAA
- a CDS encoding S9 family peptidase, with the protein MNINRIIKVSTAICFALIAVAAMAQNKAQESSQKEIKNTADAKTDEFIDGIAELMAYSARTPILRTPDQYGMAYEDIFFPAMDGVTLEGWFIAAKNSNKLIICNHPMPANRYGYPGHLEPWKNFGGFEVNFLPEYKILHDAGYNIIAYDMRNHGRSGAGNGGIVGHGIVEYRDVIGSLRYARSRTGTKDMKIALYSRCLGANSTFVAMEKYPEEFKNITAMIALQPSPPRAFVKTAMDNAKIPNGYELFDQALQRKTGYVLDDFRPVENSKADSIPTLVAQVKADFLMPFYYVEEIYNNISAKDKKLFWIEATDQRFQGYNYFGQNPKVMLEWFDTHFK; encoded by the coding sequence ATGAATATCAATAGAATTATTAAGGTATCTACAGCAATTTGTTTTGCACTTATCGCTGTTGCTGCAATGGCGCAAAATAAGGCCCAAGAAAGCTCACAAAAAGAAATAAAGAATACAGCAGATGCAAAAACCGATGAATTTATCGATGGAATTGCCGAGCTAATGGCATATTCTGCCCGTACACCAATTTTGCGCACACCAGACCAATACGGGATGGCATACGAAGATATATTTTTCCCTGCAATGGATGGCGTAACATTGGAAGGCTGGTTTATTGCTGCAAAAAATTCCAATAAGCTAATTATCTGTAATCATCCTATGCCTGCCAATCGTTATGGCTACCCGGGTCATTTGGAACCTTGGAAAAACTTTGGAGGTTTTGAAGTCAATTTTTTACCGGAATATAAAATTTTGCACGATGCAGGCTATAATATTATTGCTTATGATATGCGCAATCACGGGCGCAGCGGTGCCGGTAACGGTGGTATTGTTGGACACGGCATCGTGGAATATCGTGATGTAATAGGTTCATTGCGTTATGCCAGGTCAAGAACTGGTACAAAGGATATGAAAATAGCCTTGTACAGCCGTTGCCTGGGCGCGAATTCCACATTTGTTGCTATGGAGAAATATCCGGAAGAATTTAAAAACATAACGGCAATGATTGCGCTGCAGCCTTCGCCTCCGCGCGCCTTTGTAAAGACGGCGATGGATAATGCCAAAATACCTAACGGTTATGAACTGTTCGATCAGGCCCTGCAAAGAAAAACCGGTTATGTATTGGATGATTTCAGACCAGTAGAAAATTCTAAGGCAGACTCTATACCAACACTTGTAGCTCAGGTAAAAGCAGATTTTTTAATGCCTTTTTACTATGTGGAAGAAATCTACAATAACATTTCTGCAAAAGATAAAAAGCTCTTTTGGATTGAAGCAACAGACCAGCGTTTCCAGGGATATAACTACTTCGGGCAAAATCCAAAAGTAATGCTGGAGTGGTTTGACACGCATTTTAAATAA
- a CDS encoding AraC family transcriptional regulator translates to MKLFKDIESFNRYIGLPKPLDNNIDIGYYDVPAILLKSAPVAIDFYRISIKSNFIDKSVPGYDPQTTKPLNAVFFNSPQIRGGWDMEPGFNGIYLQFSKKLIEENRFLFKNYYNYGLHEPLLLIEDEEKEIRMIFSLMLKYYESKKDNFTVLISYVHVMVSLVESFYKRQFSTNIKQYSPIVSEFQQLLMGYYNDPVNQIPAVQYFADRMGLTPNYLGDIIKQITKKTAIENIHEFVIVKAKEMLENRNDLNTTEIAYVLGFEYPNYFSKFFKKQTGLTPKEYRLQYTKMLQN, encoded by the coding sequence ATGAAATTATTCAAAGACATAGAATCGTTTAACCGGTACATTGGTTTGCCAAAACCATTGGATAACAATATTGACATAGGATATTATGATGTTCCGGCAATACTTCTCAAATCAGCACCTGTGGCGATTGATTTTTATCGAATTTCTATCAAGAGTAATTTCATTGATAAATCTGTTCCCGGCTATGATCCACAAACCACTAAGCCTTTGAACGCGGTTTTCTTTAACAGTCCTCAAATAAGAGGCGGATGGGATATGGAGCCTGGTTTTAATGGGATTTATTTGCAGTTTTCTAAAAAATTGATCGAGGAGAACCGTTTTCTTTTTAAGAACTATTACAATTACGGACTTCACGAACCATTGTTATTAATTGAGGATGAAGAAAAGGAAATAAGAATGATTTTCAGTTTAATGCTGAAATATTATGAGAGTAAAAAAGACAATTTCACGGTGCTGATTTCTTATGTCCACGTAATGGTTTCCCTGGTAGAATCCTTTTATAAAAGACAGTTTTCTACAAATATTAAACAATACAGTCCAATTGTTTCAGAATTTCAGCAGCTGCTGATGGGATATTACAATGATCCGGTCAATCAGATTCCTGCAGTTCAGTATTTTGCCGATAGGATGGGATTGACTCCAAATTATCTGGGCGATATTATAAAGCAAATTACAAAGAAAACAGCCATAGAAAACATTCATGAATTTGTGATCGTAAAAGCAAAAGAAATGCTTGAAAATAGAAATGATCTCAATACCACGGAGATTGCTTACGTTCTCGGATTTGAATATCCAAACTACTTTTCAAAATTTTTTAAAAAACAAACAGGATTGACTCCGAAAGAATACCGTTTACAATATACTAAGATGCTTCAAAATTAA
- a CDS encoding cold-shock protein → MQEGTVKFFNEEKGFGFITPNNGGAEVFVHASGLSENIAQDDAVRYDIEEGRKGPNAVNVVVA, encoded by the coding sequence ATGCAAGAAGGTACAGTAAAATTTTTCAATGAAGAAAAAGGATTCGGATTTATAACTCCAAATAATGGAGGGGCCGAAGTTTTTGTTCATGCTTCAGGTCTATCAGAAAACATCGCTCAGGACGATGCAGTGCGATATGACATCGAAGAAGGCCGTAAAGGTCCAAACGCAGTAAACGTAGTTGTAGCATAA
- a CDS encoding helix-turn-helix domain-containing protein has product MRTFTDFKSYNQFMGMEIPLDNDIDVGYYDPPKIILNSQPVVVDFYRISIKIKYKRKSTPDVAPVSAVFFNTPDLIIEPGWDAEPTYTGMYLQLSKKIIEENRFLFKTYLDYGQHEALYLTDDEVEEVSAVFKLMIKYYQSEIKHFGVLLSYVNVLVSLVEAFYKRQFSTDPKQYNRVVTDFQQSLIDYYNEPVKQLPNVQYFADQLGVTANYLGDIIKHFTQKSALENIHDFIIKRAKELLVQNQKFNTAEVAYELGFEYPNYFSKFFKKQVHLTPREFRLQAIGRN; this is encoded by the coding sequence ATGAGAACATTCACGGATTTTAAATCATATAATCAGTTTATGGGTATGGAAATACCTCTGGATAACGATATTGACGTAGGTTATTATGATCCTCCAAAAATAATTTTAAATTCTCAGCCTGTTGTTGTCGATTTTTATAGAATTTCAATCAAAATAAAATATAAAAGAAAATCTACTCCGGATGTTGCGCCTGTTTCTGCGGTATTTTTTAATACACCGGATTTAATTATCGAACCAGGCTGGGATGCCGAACCTACTTATACCGGGATGTATCTCCAGCTTTCAAAAAAAATCATTGAAGAAAACAGGTTTTTATTCAAAACTTACTTAGATTACGGACAGCACGAAGCCTTATATTTAACCGATGACGAAGTTGAAGAAGTGTCTGCAGTCTTTAAATTAATGATTAAATATTATCAAAGTGAAATAAAACATTTTGGAGTTTTACTTTCTTATGTAAATGTGCTTGTATCTTTGGTAGAAGCATTTTACAAAAGGCAATTTTCCACTGACCCTAAACAGTACAACCGTGTTGTAACAGATTTTCAACAAAGTCTGATCGATTATTATAATGAGCCTGTAAAGCAGCTTCCAAACGTCCAGTATTTTGCAGATCAATTAGGAGTGACAGCGAATTACCTCGGTGATATCATCAAACACTTTACCCAAAAATCGGCTTTGGAGAATATCCACGATTTTATCATTAAAAGGGCAAAAGAATTGTTGGTCCAGAATCAAAAATTCAATACGGCTGAAGTTGCTTACGAACTGGGTTTTGAATATCCCAATTACTTTTCAAAATTTTTTAAAAAGCAGGTCCATCTCACACCAAGAGAATTCCGATTGCAAGCCATCGGCAGAAATTAA
- a CDS encoding NAD(P)H-dependent oxidoreductase — translation MKTRIFFAMLITVLTFATKINAQTKSADKQKTVLLINAHLTYPGLSEGQLNKAFYDKAKEFFLSQNFKVLETKIEAGYSVEQEVEKHMQADIIVLQTPVNWENTPWIYKKYVDEVFTSAMFSKKFLSGDGRSENDPTKEYGTGGKMQGKKFLLSATWNAPKESFNNPKQPLWKGKSADDALSNIGANYAFVGYTVLPGHYCYDVFHNKHIKEDLENYPKYLKKVFGL, via the coding sequence ATGAAAACAAGAATATTTTTTGCAATGCTGATAACAGTATTAACATTCGCAACTAAAATTAATGCACAAACAAAATCAGCAGATAAGCAAAAAACTGTTTTGCTGATTAATGCACATTTAACTTATCCGGGATTATCAGAAGGTCAACTTAACAAGGCTTTTTATGACAAAGCCAAAGAATTTTTCCTGTCACAAAATTTTAAAGTTTTAGAAACAAAAATTGAGGCCGGTTATAGTGTGGAGCAGGAAGTGGAAAAACACATGCAGGCAGACATCATCGTGTTGCAGACACCCGTGAATTGGGAAAATACGCCTTGGATATACAAAAAGTACGTGGATGAAGTTTTTACCAGTGCAATGTTTAGTAAAAAATTTCTCTCCGGCGATGGCCGATCAGAGAATGACCCCACTAAAGAATATGGAACCGGTGGAAAAATGCAGGGTAAAAAGTTTTTGCTTTCTGCAACCTGGAATGCTCCCAAAGAAAGTTTCAACAATCCAAAACAACCGCTTTGGAAAGGCAAAAGCGCCGATGATGCTTTGTCTAATATAGGTGCCAATTATGCATTTGTTGGATACACGGTACTTCCGGGACATTATTGCTACGATGTTTTTCATAATAAGCATATAAAGGAAGATTTGGAAAATTACCCCAAATATTTGAAAAAAGTATTTGGACTTTAA
- a CDS encoding aldo/keto reductase: protein MKHDNTSQKDENPRRKFFQQTAIAGAGLMLTPSLITASSGNIEISEQNKDKENKMTTRNLGKLKVSALGAGCMSISANYGAPAKIEEGIKTIRKAYESGVTFFDTAEVYGPYTNEKLVGEALAPFRNKVAIATKFGFEIGAPNITLNSRPEHIKKVVEESLARLKTDRIDLLYQHRVDPNVPIEDVAGAVKDLIAAGKVLHFGLSEANTATIRKAHAVQPVSAIQTEYSFMERSVEKNGVLDLCEELAIGFVPWGPLGMGYLAGQLNAQTPFDSKLDLRSAFERFTAENLAANMPIVNLLNRFASNRNATASQIALAWLMAKKPFIVCIAGTRNIPHLSENLGAYDVELSAAEFQELETEFAKLKVYGGRMNAMQMTFCQ, encoded by the coding sequence ATGAAACACGATAATACCAGTCAAAAGGACGAAAATCCGAGACGAAAATTCTTTCAGCAAACAGCAATTGCCGGGGCAGGCTTAATGCTTACACCAAGCCTTATCACTGCTTCATCCGGCAATATTGAAATTAGTGAACAAAACAAGGATAAAGAAAATAAAATGACTACAAGAAATCTTGGAAAGTTAAAAGTTTCTGCATTGGGTGCAGGCTGTATGAGCATTAGTGCCAATTATGGTGCGCCGGCAAAAATTGAAGAGGGTATTAAAACCATCCGCAAAGCGTATGAAAGCGGTGTTACCTTTTTTGATACCGCTGAAGTTTACGGCCCGTACACCAACGAGAAATTAGTGGGAGAAGCGTTAGCTCCCTTTAGAAATAAAGTGGCTATTGCTACTAAATTTGGTTTTGAAATTGGTGCGCCAAATATCACTTTAAACAGCAGACCCGAACATATTAAAAAAGTGGTCGAAGAATCATTAGCCAGACTTAAAACAGACAGAATCGACCTTTTATACCAGCACCGTGTTGACCCTAATGTACCAATTGAAGATGTTGCAGGCGCGGTAAAAGACTTGATTGCAGCAGGTAAAGTACTGCATTTCGGTTTATCGGAAGCAAATACTGCAACCATTCGCAAGGCACATGCTGTACAGCCTGTCTCTGCCATCCAGACAGAATATTCATTTATGGAACGAAGCGTGGAGAAAAATGGCGTGTTAGATTTATGCGAAGAATTAGCAATAGGTTTCGTTCCGTGGGGACCACTTGGAATGGGGTATTTAGCCGGACAACTTAATGCGCAGACACCTTTTGATAGTAAATTGGATCTGCGTTCCGCTTTCGAAAGATTTACAGCTGAAAATTTAGCTGCTAATATGCCAATTGTTAACCTGCTGAACCGTTTTGCATCAAACAGAAATGCAACAGCGTCCCAGATTGCACTTGCGTGGCTTATGGCTAAAAAACCTTTCATCGTTTGTATTGCAGGAACTAGGAACATCCCTCATCTGAGTGAAAATTTAGGCGCTTATGATGTCGAGTTATCTGCCGCAGAATTTCAGGAATTGGAGACTGAATTTGCTAAATTGAAAGTTTATGGCGGGAGAATGAACGCAATGCAAATGACTTTTTGCCAATAA
- a CDS encoding SDR family NAD(P)-dependent oxidoreductase produces MTNNKVWLVTGASSGIGLEITKAALAAGNKVIATGRNAEKVAKAFGEPTDNLLVVQLDVTNTEEINTALDAAIEKFGTVDVLVNNAGSFYAGYFEELSQAQMELQFAVNVFGPMNVTRAVLPIMRSNKSGHIITVSSTAGLVGYELCTAYAGSKFALEGWMESLQLEVSQFGINTTIVNPGFFRTNLLEPSSTIWNELHIADYAERIAMLRPGWQAMSGTQGGDPAKLAAGLLTIASEAIPPKRWFAGADAIAETERKIKELQDQADAYRELSSSLAIDK; encoded by the coding sequence ATGACAAATAATAAAGTTTGGCTCGTAACCGGAGCAAGCAGTGGAATAGGATTGGAGATTACTAAAGCTGCGCTAGCAGCAGGCAATAAAGTAATAGCGACTGGCAGAAATGCAGAGAAAGTAGCTAAAGCATTTGGAGAACCTACTGATAACTTACTGGTGGTACAATTGGATGTTACCAATACGGAAGAAATAAATACAGCCTTGGATGCCGCCATAGAAAAATTTGGAACTGTTGATGTTTTGGTAAACAACGCAGGCAGCTTTTATGCCGGTTATTTTGAAGAATTGAGCCAGGCTCAGATGGAGCTTCAATTTGCAGTAAACGTATTTGGACCGATGAATGTGACAAGAGCTGTTTTGCCCATTATGAGAAGCAATAAATCAGGCCACATTATTACCGTTTCATCAACAGCAGGATTAGTTGGTTATGAGCTTTGTACGGCTTATGCAGGATCTAAGTTTGCACTGGAAGGCTGGATGGAATCCCTGCAGTTGGAAGTTTCACAATTTGGGATCAATACCACTATAGTAAATCCGGGATTTTTCAGAACCAATTTATTAGAGCCATCTTCAACAATTTGGAACGAATTGCATATTGCAGATTATGCAGAACGTATTGCAATGCTTCGTCCGGGATGGCAGGCAATGAGCGGAACCCAGGGAGGGGATCCTGCAAAATTAGCAGCAGGTTTACTAACTATTGCAAGTGAGGCAATACCTCCAAAACGTTGGTTTGCGGGCGCAGACGCGATTGCAGAAACAGAAAGAAAAATCAAGGAATTACAAGACCAAGCTGATGCCTACCGGGAATTATCTTCTTCCTTGGCGATTGATAAATAA